From a single Thermothielavioides terrestris NRRL 8126 chromosome 3, complete sequence genomic region:
- a CDS encoding histone H2A-like protein, producing MTGGGKSGGKASGSKNAQSRSSKAGLAFPVGRVHRLLRKGNYAQRVGAGAPVYLAAVLEYLAAEILELAGNAARDNKKTRIIPRHLQLAIRNDEELNKLLGHVTIAQGGVLPNIHQNLLPKKTGKTGKNLSQEL from the exons ATGACTGGCGGCGGCAAGTCCGGTGGCAAGGCGAGCGGTTCGAAGAACGCGCAATC TCGCTCTTCGAAGGCTGGTCTGGCTTTCCCTGTCGGCCGTGTTCACCGTCTTCTCCGGAAGGGCAACTACGCTCAACGCGTTGGCGCCGGTGCTCCCGTCTACCTCGCCGCTGTGCTTGAGTACCTCGCCGCTGAAATCCTCGAGCTGGCTGGCAACGCTGCTCGCGACAACAAGAAGACCCGTATCATCCCCCGCCACCTTCAGCTCGCCATCCGGAACGATGAGGAGTTGAACAAGCTGCTCGGCCACGTCACCATCGCCCAGGGTGGTGTCCTTCCCAACATCCACCAGA ACCTTCTGCCGAAGAAGACGGGCAAGACCGGCAAGAACCTGTCTCAGGAGCTTTGA
- a CDS encoding histone H2B-like protein — MPPKAADKKPATKAPATASKAPEKKDAGKKTAPSGDKKKRTKARKETYSSYIYKVLKQVHPDTGISNRAMSILNSFVNDIFERVATEASKLAAYNKKSTISSREIQTSVRLILPGELAKHAVSEGTKAVTKYSSSTK; from the exons ATGCCGCCCAAAGCTGCCGACAAGAAGCCCGCCACCAAGGCCCCTGCCACTGCCTCCAAGGCCCCCGAGAAGAAGGACGCCGGCAAGAAGACCGCGCCCTCGGGCGACAAGAAGAAGCGGACCAAGGCCCGCAAGGAGACTTACTCCTCCTACATCTACAAGG TCCTCAAGCAGGTCCACCCCGACACCGGTATTTCCAACCGTGCCATGTCGATCCTGAACTCGTTTGTCAACG ACATCTTTGAGCGTGTCGCGACCGAGGCTTCCAAGCTGGCTGCCTACAACAAGAAGTCGACCATCTCCTCCCGCGAGATCCAGACGTCCGTGCGCCTCATCCTCCCCGGTGAACTCGCCAAGCACGCCGTGTCGGAAGGCACCAAGGCCGTCACCAAGTACTCGTCGAGCACCAAATAA